The proteins below come from a single Epinephelus moara isolate mb chromosome 19, YSFRI_EMoa_1.0, whole genome shotgun sequence genomic window:
- the LOC126406530 gene encoding uncharacterized protein LOC126406530 isoform X1, producing the protein MPGQGSTLRECVVCNAQLNVACKTCKICKAEQPRKLRLKNKIENFDKKQESWVNTHMKNRTASHICDEGYILLYEFNRFSVQNGHIQSEPSSTRVDPLAGPPMASPDPPVPVALDPPAVSVAPVTTPPLTTPPLTRPPLTRPPLTTPPLTTPTQACVGANTDQAVTDHATTDHATTDHDTSSPKWNLGSLSRTTCSVDRIPSTQNMEKERAKKYSLWSGNRANSVERSGH; encoded by the exons ATGCCAGGCCAGGGATCCACGTTGAGGGAGTGTGTGGTCTGCAATGCACAGCTTAATGTGGCCTGCAAAACCTGCAAGATATGCAAAGCTGAGCAGCCACGAAAGTTGAGGCTCaagaataaaattgaaaattttgACAAGAAGCAGGAGAGCTGGGTCAATACCCACATGAAAAATAGGACCGCCTCGCATATTTGCGATGAAGGTTACATATTG CTTTATGAATTTAATAGGTTTTCCGTTCAGAATGGCCACATACAGAGTGAACCCTCATCAACCCGAGTTGATCCCCTAGCTGGACCACCAATGGCCTCACCAGACCCTCCAGTACCAGTGGCCCTTGATCCCCCAGCAGTCTCAGTGGCCCCAGTGACCACGCCACCACTGACCACACCACCACTGACCAGGCCACCACTGACCAGGCCACCACTGACCACACCACCACTGACCACGCCAACACAAGCTTGTGTTGGTGCCAACACTGACCAGGCTGTCACTGACCACGCCACCACTGACCACGCCACCACTGACCACGACACCAGCAGCCCAAAGTGGAATCTTGGCAGCCTCAGCAGGACCACATGCAGCGTTGACAGGATCCCCAGCACACAGAACATGGAAAAGGAAAG GGCCAAAAAATACAGCTTGTGGAGTGGGAACCGTGCAAACTCTG TGGAAAGAAGTGGCCATTAG
- the LOC126406530 gene encoding uncharacterized protein LOC126406530 isoform X4 has product MASPDPPVPVALDPPAVSVAPVTTPPLTTPPLTRPPLTRPPLTTPPLTTPTQACVGANTDQAVTDHATTDHATTDHDTSSPKWNLGSLSRTTCSVDRIPSTQNMEKERMPTYSVREPRLLPCEEGFQMQSYEGPKNTACGVGTVQTLWKEVAIRVGAG; this is encoded by the exons ATGGCCTCACCAGACCCTCCAGTACCAGTGGCCCTTGATCCCCCAGCAGTCTCAGTGGCCCCAGTGACCACGCCACCACTGACCACACCACCACTGACCAGGCCACCACTGACCAGGCCACCACTGACCACACCACCACTGACCACGCCAACACAAGCTTGTGTTGGTGCCAACACTGACCAGGCTGTCACTGACCACGCCACCACTGACCACGCCACCACTGACCACGACACCAGCAGCCCAAAGTGGAATCTTGGCAGCCTCAGCAGGACCACATGCAGCGTTGACAGGATCCCCAGCACACAGAACATGGAAAAGGAAAG AATGCCCACATACAGTGTCAGGGAGCCAAGACTTTTACCCTGTGAAGAGGGTTTCCAAATGCAAAGTTATGAAG GGCCAAAAAATACAGCTTGTGGAGTGGGAACCGTGCAAACTCTG TGGAAAGAAGTGGCCATTAGAGTGGGTGCCGGATAA
- the LOC126406530 gene encoding uncharacterized protein LOC126406530 isoform X3 codes for MKVTYWFSVQNGHIQSEPSSTRVDPLAGPPMASPDPPVPVALDPPAVSVAPVTTPPLTTPPLTRPPLTRPPLTTPPLTTPTQACVGANTDQAVTDHATTDHATTDHDTSSPKWNLGSLSRTTCSVDRIPSTQNMEKERMPTYSVREPRLLPCEEGFQMQSYEGPKNTACGVGTVQTLWKEVAIRVGAG; via the exons ATGAAGGTTACATATTG GTTTTCCGTTCAGAATGGCCACATACAGAGTGAACCCTCATCAACCCGAGTTGATCCCCTAGCTGGACCACCAATGGCCTCACCAGACCCTCCAGTACCAGTGGCCCTTGATCCCCCAGCAGTCTCAGTGGCCCCAGTGACCACGCCACCACTGACCACACCACCACTGACCAGGCCACCACTGACCAGGCCACCACTGACCACACCACCACTGACCACGCCAACACAAGCTTGTGTTGGTGCCAACACTGACCAGGCTGTCACTGACCACGCCACCACTGACCACGCCACCACTGACCACGACACCAGCAGCCCAAAGTGGAATCTTGGCAGCCTCAGCAGGACCACATGCAGCGTTGACAGGATCCCCAGCACACAGAACATGGAAAAGGAAAG AATGCCCACATACAGTGTCAGGGAGCCAAGACTTTTACCCTGTGAAGAGGGTTTCCAAATGCAAAGTTATGAAG GGCCAAAAAATACAGCTTGTGGAGTGGGAACCGTGCAAACTCTG TGGAAAGAAGTGGCCATTAGAGTGGGTGCCGGATAA
- the LOC126406530 gene encoding uncharacterized protein LOC126406530 isoform X2: protein MPGQGSTLRECVVCNAQLNVACKTCKICKAEQPRKLRLKNKIENFDKKQESWVNTHMKNRTASHICDEGYILLYEFNRFSVQNGHIQSEPSSTRVDPLAGPPMASPDPPVPVALDPPAVSVAPVTTPPLTTPPLTRPPLTRPPLTTPPLTTPTQACVGANTDQAVTDHATTDHATTDHDTSSPKWNLGSLSRTTCSVDRIPSTQNMEKERAKKYSLWSGNRANSAK, encoded by the exons ATGCCAGGCCAGGGATCCACGTTGAGGGAGTGTGTGGTCTGCAATGCACAGCTTAATGTGGCCTGCAAAACCTGCAAGATATGCAAAGCTGAGCAGCCACGAAAGTTGAGGCTCaagaataaaattgaaaattttgACAAGAAGCAGGAGAGCTGGGTCAATACCCACATGAAAAATAGGACCGCCTCGCATATTTGCGATGAAGGTTACATATTG CTTTATGAATTTAATAGGTTTTCCGTTCAGAATGGCCACATACAGAGTGAACCCTCATCAACCCGAGTTGATCCCCTAGCTGGACCACCAATGGCCTCACCAGACCCTCCAGTACCAGTGGCCCTTGATCCCCCAGCAGTCTCAGTGGCCCCAGTGACCACGCCACCACTGACCACACCACCACTGACCAGGCCACCACTGACCAGGCCACCACTGACCACACCACCACTGACCACGCCAACACAAGCTTGTGTTGGTGCCAACACTGACCAGGCTGTCACTGACCACGCCACCACTGACCACGCCACCACTGACCACGACACCAGCAGCCCAAAGTGGAATCTTGGCAGCCTCAGCAGGACCACATGCAGCGTTGACAGGATCCCCAGCACACAGAACATGGAAAAGGAAAG GGCCAAAAAATACAGCTTGTGGAGTGGGAACCGTGCAAACTCTG ccaaatga